A portion of the Lolium rigidum isolate FL_2022 chromosome 1, APGP_CSIRO_Lrig_0.1, whole genome shotgun sequence genome contains these proteins:
- the LOC124685079 gene encoding LOW QUALITY PROTEIN: B-box zinc finger protein 22-like (The sequence of the model RefSeq protein was modified relative to this genomic sequence to represent the inferred CDS: inserted 1 base in 1 codon) — MKIQCNACGAAEARVLCCADEAALCHACDKEVHAANKLAGKHQRVPLLPDAAPPSAPSAPPKCDICQEASGYFFCLEDRALLCRDCDVAIHTVNSFVSVHQRFLLTGVQVGLEPADPVPPIADKHVNASSGSVNSQQKHLARKXPTVLLSGESSVSIPSQNAISGDYSRQIDVPNTKTAMVNWTMDNSAIRSAEHPPKYLSDASSKHLLPSQTTAALSNQMNRDSDPAYNLPFSGGNGSNGLPDWPVDEFFSNFEYGPNFGFTEHGSSKGDNAKLGSAEGSPQCRLAEGLFAEDLLGQVPGFDAEDTWVVPEVPSPPTASGLCWQGNLRYPVYDNAMFVPEIPSLQSSQDHYTVSSGSKRRRREF, encoded by the exons ATGAAGATCCAGTGCAACGCGTGCGGGGCGGCGGAGGCGCGGGTGCTCTGCTGCGCCGACGAGGCCGCGCTCTGCCACGCCTGCGACAAGGAGGTCCACGCCGCCAACAAGCTCGCGGGGAAGCACCAGCGCGTGCCGCTGCTCCccgacgccgcgccgccctctGCGCCCAGCGCGCCGCCCAAGTGCGACATCTGCCAG GAGGCTTCTGGATACTTCTTCTGCCTGGAGGACCGTGCTCTACTTTGTAGAGATTGTGATGTTGCTATACACACAGTAAATTCCTTTGTTTCAGTGCATCAAAGGTTCCTGCTGACAGGAGTTCAAGTTGGCCTTGAACCTGCTGATCCAGTTCCACCTATTGCTGACAAGCATGTTAACGCTTCTAGTGGATCAGTGAATTCACAACAGAAACACTTGGCGAGGA ATCCTACAGTCTTACTTTCAGGTGAAAGCAGTGTATCTATACCAAGCCAAAATGCAATCAGTGGAGATTATTCTAGGCAGATTGATGTTCCAAATACCAAGACAGCAATGGTCAACTGGACTATGGACAATAGTGCAATTAGGTCGGCAGAGCATCCACCTAAGTACCTGTCAGATGCAAGTTCAAAACATTTGCTACCTAGTCAGACCACAGCAGCCTTATCCAATCAAATGAACAGAGATAGTGATCCAGCATACAACTTACCATTTTCAGGTGGTAATGGGTCAAATGGCTTACCTGATTGGCCTGTCGATGAATTCTTTAGTAACTTCGAATATGGCCCAAACTTTGGCTTTACTGAGCATGGTTCTTCAAAG GGTGACAATGCAAAGTTGGGGAGCGCTGAGGGATCTCCACAGTGCCGCCTAGCTGAAGGCCTGTTTGCGGAAGACCTGTTAGGCCAAGTACCTGGATTTGATGCAGAAGATACGTGGGTGGTGCCCGAGGTTCCCTCACCACCAACAGCCTCGGGTCTCTGCTGGCAAGGGAATTTGCGTTACCCTGTGTACGACAATGCCATGTTCGTCCCTGAAATTCCCTCCCTGCAGAGCTCCCAGGACCACTATACTGTATCTTCCGGCTCCAAACGCCGAAGGAGAGAGTTTTGA